The following are encoded in a window of Spea bombifrons isolate aSpeBom1 chromosome 2, aSpeBom1.2.pri, whole genome shotgun sequence genomic DNA:
- the HOXC13 gene encoding homeobox protein Hox-C13, producing the protein MTTSLLLHPHWADTLMYVYETSPNEKNHKSSPAMEGLSGNCSSTHCRDFISHPALGRHSSTIGTHQGPVYTDITSPEAARQCPGPTSSSNASLGYAYPFGSSYYGCRLSQSHNVNLHQKPCSYHPTEKYPEPSNSLPSEDFSSRAKEFAFYPSFASSYQAVPGYLDMSVVPGISSHPEPRHDTLISMEGYQHWALPNGWDGQVYCSKDQSQSSHLWKAPFPDVVPLQPEVSSYRRGRKKRVPYTKIQLKELEKEYAASKFITKEKRRRISTATSLSERQVTIWFQNRRVKEKKVITKCKTPHLHNT; encoded by the exons ATGACGACTTCCCTGCTCCTGCATCCACACTGGGCGGATACCTTAATGTACGTGTATGAAACAAGCCCGAATGAAAAGAATCACAAGAGCAGCCCAGCCATGGAAGGACTGAGTGGGAACTGCTCAAGCACTCACTGCAGGGATTTTATTTCTCACCCAGCCCTGGGACGCCATTCCAGCACCATTGGAACCCACCAAGGACCTGTCTACACGGATATAACATCTCCAGAGGCTGCCAGGCAATGCCCTGGACCCACTTCTTCATCCAACGCTTCCCTTGGCTATGCATACCCGTTTGGCAGCAGCTACTATGGCTGCAGGTTGTCTCAATCCCACAACGTGAATTTACACCAGAAACCCTGCTCCTACCACCCAACCGAGAAATACCCAGAGCCCAGCAACTCCCTGCCAAGCGAGGATTTCTCCAGTAGGGCCAAGGAATTTGCATTTTACCCAAGTTTTGCTAGCTCTTACCAGGCAGTACCTGGATACCTGGACATGTCAGTAGTACCAGGGATCAGTAGTCACCCGGAGCCTAGGCATGACACCCTCATCTCTATGGAAGGCTACCAGCACTGGGCTCTCCCCAACGGATGGGATGGGCAGGTCTACTGCTCCAAGGATCAGTCCCAATCAAGCCATCTATGGAAAGCACCTTTTCCAG ATGTTGTCCCCTTGCAGCCAGAGGTTAGCAGCTACCGCAGGGGCAGGAAAAAGAGGGTCCCCTACACAAAAATCCAACTGAAAGAACTAGAGAAGGAATATGCAGCCAGCAAATTCATTACCAAAGAGAAGAGGCGAAGGATTTCTACAGCCACCAGTCTGTCCGAGCGCCAGGTCACAATATGGTTCCAGAACCGAAGAGTCAAAGAAAAGAAAGTAATTACCAAATGTAAAACCCCCCACCTTCATAACACCTGA